From a region of the Microbacterium sp. nov. GSS16 genome:
- a CDS encoding TerC family protein — MEVSPLVWMITVAVTVAFFIYEFFTHVRKPHEPTIAESARWSAFYIALALVFGVGVGVVSGWTFGGEYFAGYLTEKALSVDNLFVFLLVMSSFAVPKIYQQKVLMIGIVIALILRGVFIAVGAALIENFTWVFYLFGALLLVLAWHQAFSHGDSNVVDGRFMRFVRRHLPVTDEYHQDKLTVRKDGRRWVTPMLLTIVAIGFVDLIFAVDSIPAIYGLTEEAYLVFTANVFALMGLRQLFFLIGGLLERLVYLAQGLAVILAFIGVKLLIHALHKNELPFINGGEPITVIPEIPIWLSLLFIAGTIAVATVASLRKTRVDDRSAVDRV, encoded by the coding sequence TTGGAAGTCAGCCCCCTCGTCTGGATGATCACGGTCGCGGTGACCGTCGCCTTCTTCATCTACGAGTTCTTCACGCATGTCCGCAAACCACACGAGCCGACGATCGCCGAATCAGCGCGCTGGTCGGCGTTCTACATCGCCCTCGCGCTGGTGTTCGGTGTCGGCGTGGGTGTGGTCTCAGGATGGACGTTCGGCGGTGAATACTTCGCGGGCTACCTGACCGAGAAGGCACTGTCGGTCGACAATCTCTTCGTGTTCCTGCTGGTGATGTCGAGCTTCGCCGTGCCGAAGATCTATCAGCAGAAGGTGCTGATGATCGGCATCGTGATCGCGCTCATCCTGCGCGGCGTCTTCATCGCGGTCGGTGCAGCGCTGATCGAGAACTTCACCTGGGTCTTCTACCTATTCGGAGCACTGCTGCTCGTGCTCGCCTGGCACCAGGCGTTCTCACACGGCGACTCGAACGTCGTCGACGGCCGGTTCATGCGCTTCGTCCGCAGGCATCTGCCGGTGACGGACGAGTACCACCAAGACAAGCTGACCGTGCGCAAGGACGGCCGCCGGTGGGTGACGCCGATGCTGCTGACCATCGTCGCCATCGGCTTCGTCGACCTCATCTTCGCCGTCGACTCCATCCCCGCGATCTACGGGCTGACCGAGGAGGCGTACCTCGTCTTCACCGCCAACGTGTTCGCCCTGATGGGACTGCGGCAGCTCTTCTTCCTGATCGGCGGCCTGCTCGAGCGCCTCGTGTACCTCGCCCAGGGACTCGCGGTGATCCTCGCCTTCATCGGCGTGAAGCTGCTCATCCACGCGTTGCACAAGAACGAGCTGCCGTTCATCAACGGCGGCGAGCCGATCACCGTGATCCCCGAGATCCCGATCTGGCTGTCACTGCTGTTCATCGCGGGCACGATCGCGGTGGCGACGGTCGCGAGCCTCAGGAAGACGCGGGTCGACGACCGGTCGGCGGTGGATCGCGTCTGA
- a CDS encoding DUF7218 family protein, producing the protein MPNQPELKDEELYEKLRDDGASKEKAARISNAAARDGRSAVGRRGGRSGDYDDWTVEELKKRAKELGIEGYSGKRKAELIDMLRDH; encoded by the coding sequence ATGCCGAACCAGCCAGAGCTCAAGGACGAAGAGCTGTACGAGAAGCTGCGCGATGACGGCGCATCGAAGGAGAAGGCGGCACGCATCTCGAACGCGGCCGCCCGCGACGGTCGCTCAGCCGTCGGTCGCCGGGGAGGCAGATCCGGTGACTACGACGACTGGACGGTCGAGGAGCTGAAGAAGCGCGCGAAGGAGCTCGGCATCGAGGGCTACTCCGGCAAGCGCAAGGCCGAGCTCATCGACATGCTGCGCGACCACTGA
- a CDS encoding NADPH-dependent F420 reductase, with amino-acid sequence MTVTSPIRTLGIIGAGRLGRVLAALAVDAGYRVVVARSGDPAPIARAIAAIGAEAMSVSDLVAMSDVVVLALPLGRYRTLPAELMRGMLVVDAMNYWWGADGDRPDLDDPRTSTSELVQRHLAGARVVKGLGHMGYHDMEDEARPAGAPGRKAIAIAGDAADDLDVVSRLIDDLGFDPVIAGPLASGIMLEPGADAFGADVGADELREMLDGFETSRRGIVVARARRSARS; translated from the coding sequence GTGACTGTCACCTCGCCGATCCGGACGCTCGGCATCATCGGCGCCGGCCGGCTGGGGCGTGTGCTGGCAGCGCTCGCGGTGGATGCCGGATACCGGGTGGTCGTCGCGCGTTCGGGCGATCCCGCTCCCATCGCCCGCGCGATCGCCGCGATCGGAGCCGAGGCGATGAGCGTCTCCGACCTGGTCGCGATGTCGGACGTCGTGGTGCTGGCGCTGCCGCTCGGCCGGTACCGCACGCTGCCGGCGGAGCTGATGCGCGGGATGCTGGTCGTCGACGCCATGAACTACTGGTGGGGTGCCGACGGGGACCGGCCCGACCTCGATGACCCGCGCACCTCGACCAGCGAGCTCGTTCAGCGGCACCTCGCGGGCGCGCGCGTCGTGAAGGGGCTGGGGCACATGGGGTACCACGACATGGAGGACGAGGCTCGCCCAGCCGGAGCACCGGGGCGCAAGGCCATCGCGATCGCCGGGGATGCAGCCGACGATCTCGATGTCGTGTCGCGACTGATCGACGACCTCGGTTTCGATCCGGTGATCGCCGGCCCACTGGCATCCGGCATCATGCTCGAGCCGGGTGCCGACGCCTTCGGCGCCGACGTCGGCGCTGATGAGCTGCGCGAGATGCTCGATGGGTTCGAGACGTCGCGGCGCGGCATCGTCGTCGCACGCGCGAGACGTTCCGCGCGATCCTGA
- a CDS encoding MMPL family transporter produces MNTRAQLRQQQQQKKPKTLLRVLISAALILLWLTGAGLGGPLFGKIDEVSSNDRTAYLPESADATEVQSALDDFLGSDSIPAVVVFDSDDEIDDALRDDLASALEKATTAEGVKDGSSPVIVSDDALAAQAFVPIDADADIGEISGALSADLRESVPDGIDVYITGPAGFTADLVAGFAGIDGILLLVALAAVLVILVIVYRSLLLPLVVLSTSLFALCVALLAVWWAAKFGILLLSGQTQGILFILVIGAATDYSLLMVARFREELHITENRWTAVAAAWRGSFEPILASGGTVIAGLLCLLLSDLKSNSTLGPVAAIGIVFAMLAALTLLPALLGLFGRAAFWPKRPKYEPERVADASPLEGRGLWPRLARGIRTRPRLIWISTAIVLAIAAVGLVQLDAKGVPQSDLVLGASEARDGQKVLGEHFPGGSGSPAYVLVDEDRLQDAADVLLSDDGVDGVSVTAEDSPSGSAPVTEDGITAFGPPGTAAPEPTVIDGRVLLQGTLTDAADSADAEATVDRLRAELDETGAKIGGVTATAVDTNTASIHDRNLIIPVILGVILVILMLLLRAVLAPVLLILTTVLSFGSAMGVAALLFNGVFRFPGADPAVPLFGFVFLVALGIDYNIFLMTRVREESTRHGTREGILRGLAVTGGVITSAGLVLAATFAALSVIPILFLVQLAFIVAFGVLLDTFVVRSLLVPALSYDIGRAIWWPSKLSRRDAEPTADRDDEQAVSAVRTEEPGRG; encoded by the coding sequence ATGAACACGCGAGCGCAGCTCCGCCAGCAGCAGCAGCAGAAGAAGCCGAAGACGCTGTTGCGCGTGCTGATCTCGGCCGCGCTCATCCTCCTCTGGCTCACCGGCGCCGGCCTCGGCGGACCGCTGTTCGGCAAGATCGACGAGGTCTCCTCGAACGACCGCACGGCCTACCTGCCCGAATCGGCCGACGCGACAGAGGTGCAATCCGCTCTCGACGATTTCCTCGGCTCCGATTCGATCCCGGCGGTGGTGGTCTTCGACTCCGACGACGAGATCGATGACGCGCTGCGGGACGACCTGGCATCCGCGCTCGAGAAGGCGACGACCGCCGAGGGCGTGAAGGACGGCTCCTCCCCCGTGATCGTCTCCGACGACGCACTCGCCGCCCAGGCGTTCGTGCCCATCGACGCCGACGCCGACATCGGCGAGATCTCCGGCGCGCTCTCGGCCGACCTGCGCGAAAGCGTGCCCGACGGCATCGACGTGTACATCACAGGACCTGCCGGCTTCACCGCCGACCTCGTCGCCGGATTCGCCGGCATCGACGGCATCCTGCTGCTCGTCGCTCTCGCCGCCGTGCTCGTCATCCTCGTGATCGTGTACCGCTCACTGCTGCTTCCCCTCGTCGTGCTCAGCACCAGCCTGTTCGCGCTGTGCGTGGCTCTGCTGGCCGTGTGGTGGGCGGCGAAGTTCGGCATCCTGCTGCTGAGCGGTCAGACGCAGGGCATCCTCTTCATCCTCGTCATCGGCGCCGCGACCGACTACTCGCTGCTGATGGTCGCGCGCTTCCGCGAAGAGCTGCACATCACCGAGAACAGGTGGACGGCGGTCGCGGCGGCCTGGCGCGGCTCGTTCGAGCCGATCCTCGCCTCCGGCGGCACGGTGATCGCCGGCCTGCTGTGCCTGCTGCTGAGCGACCTGAAGTCGAACAGCACGCTCGGTCCGGTGGCCGCGATCGGCATCGTCTTCGCGATGCTGGCCGCACTCACTCTGCTTCCCGCCCTGCTCGGCCTGTTCGGCCGGGCCGCGTTCTGGCCCAAGCGCCCGAAGTACGAGCCCGAGCGGGTGGCCGACGCGAGCCCGCTGGAGGGACGCGGACTGTGGCCGAGGCTCGCGCGCGGCATCCGCACTCGCCCGCGCCTCATCTGGATCTCGACGGCGATCGTGCTGGCGATCGCCGCGGTGGGCCTCGTGCAGCTGGACGCCAAGGGCGTGCCGCAGTCCGATCTCGTGCTCGGCGCCTCCGAGGCCCGCGACGGCCAGAAGGTGCTCGGCGAGCACTTCCCGGGCGGATCCGGCAGCCCCGCGTACGTGCTCGTCGACGAGGACCGGCTGCAGGATGCTGCCGACGTGCTGCTCTCCGACGACGGCGTCGACGGTGTCAGCGTGACCGCGGAGGACTCGCCGTCGGGCAGCGCCCCGGTCACCGAGGACGGCATCACCGCCTTCGGCCCTCCGGGAACCGCCGCGCCGGAGCCGACGGTCATCGACGGGCGTGTGCTGCTGCAGGGCACCCTCACCGACGCTGCCGACTCGGCGGATGCCGAGGCGACGGTCGACCGGCTGCGCGCCGAGCTCGACGAGACCGGAGCCAAGATCGGCGGCGTCACCGCGACGGCCGTCGACACGAACACCGCCTCGATCCACGATCGCAACCTGATCATCCCCGTCATCCTCGGCGTGATCCTGGTGATCCTCATGCTGCTGCTGCGCGCGGTGCTCGCACCCGTGCTGCTGATCCTCACCACGGTGCTGTCGTTCGGTTCGGCGATGGGCGTGGCTGCGCTGCTGTTCAACGGCGTCTTCCGGTTCCCGGGGGCCGACCCGGCGGTGCCGCTGTTCGGCTTCGTGTTCCTGGTCGCTCTGGGCATCGACTACAACATCTTCCTGATGACCCGGGTGCGCGAGGAGTCGACGCGTCACGGCACACGCGAGGGCATCCTGCGCGGGCTCGCGGTGACGGGCGGTGTGATCACCTCCGCCGGGCTCGTGCTGGCGGCGACGTTCGCGGCGCTGTCGGTGATCCCCATCCTGTTCCTCGTGCAGCTGGCGTTCATCGTCGCCTTCGGCGTGCTGCTCGACACGTTCGTCGTGCGCTCGCTGCTCGTGCCGGCGCTCAGCTACGACATCGGCAGGGCGATCTGGTGGCCGTCGAAGCTCAGCCGCCGCGATGCCGAGCCGACTGCCGACCGGGACGACGAGCAGGCCGTCAGCGCCGTCCGCACGGAGGAGCCGGGCCGCGGGTGA
- a CDS encoding metallophosphoesterase family protein, which yields MTTTMLLLADTHVPARARRLPRAVLDAIDVADVVVHAGDWVDIATLDLIESRSRDFHGVYGNNDGPEHRERLPEIARFTVGNLRFAVIHETGPAAKREQRMDQAFSDTDVLVFGHSHIPWDTVTPGGLRLLNPGSPTDRRRQPACTMMSVRIDGEALDVTLIPVNRDE from the coding sequence ATGACGACGACGATGCTGCTGCTCGCCGACACGCACGTCCCGGCGCGGGCGAGACGACTGCCGCGCGCTGTGCTCGACGCGATCGACGTCGCGGACGTCGTGGTGCACGCGGGGGACTGGGTCGACATCGCCACCCTCGATCTCATCGAGTCGAGATCCCGAGATTTCCACGGCGTCTACGGCAACAACGACGGGCCCGAGCATCGCGAGCGGCTCCCTGAGATCGCGCGCTTCACCGTCGGGAACCTGCGCTTCGCGGTCATCCATGAGACGGGCCCGGCGGCGAAGCGCGAGCAGCGCATGGATCAGGCGTTCAGCGACACCGACGTGCTGGTATTCGGGCACTCGCACATCCCGTGGGACACCGTCACGCCAGGCGGCCTGCGTCTGCTCAATCCCGGGTCGCCGACCGATCGGCGCCGTCAGCCGGCGTGCACGATGATGAGCGTGCGCATCGACGGGGAAGCGCTCGACGTCACGCTGATCCCGGTGAACCGCGACGAGTGA
- a CDS encoding chondroitinase family polysaccharide lyase — protein sequence MEISRRGFLVAGAAFGSAALIAGGAQPAVASAPRPAGALDPADVEARALALSPPVFLLETHVPRQFSTGKGSAISISAERGKVGAHSLKWQHAPGGVLTIKEPLRYQASRYTAGMDQALMGTVDTFSMWVYNAEPTTDRLRVEFGRGATTDTAFEFGLDFTGWRTCWVRLGYDTEGTPHQAMNRVRFIAPRRSGTLFIDQVVLNTEMRPDHPTPDRQAPFVQPEIAEADNRHWLDLMRFDDDLAAASFPPAEGSGDLAGICAALLKSATVAADVTTAGLAKAKEQVAELGVPERASGIPAAPGSYINGYQSAILPAEIRADVMTLASAVALRAYGTRMRAIAAASAKARSAGAATSAEFDELYLRMYAHLEDQGFAKGSAQGTIHHIGYQYREAADSFLVAQPLLAEAGLWRRAMDNLAWFVGLGRLTHDFSDPAKYGGIIDVQNTLLKPMAICAVGAETDDEKCRLLAALTRFTERSLSTSPGIEGGLKPDGTIFHHMGPYPDYGRDALVGMAPVVALLHGTAFGLSAPARASLRRALLTQRLHANTTQWPIALTGRHPDGEQGLSLNPFAALAATPMPGEGGAFDPMVGAAFLRLLPPNPSAAQRSLAADLREAGIEAEPAPNGHWALGYAACGLHRRDEWLVALRGHNRYLWSSEIYATDNLYGRYLAYASVEVLARADGTGQITHPANGYVHPGWDWNRIPGATTKHLPWELLKGDLSDTIEIMPLTRSAFGGAGSFQGEHGIFGMHLIEHPKFDPTHTAKVSRFSFDDVIVCLGSDIANDDPQHSTETTLFQVAVPTADGTDDATQLTRPTGVVDPLGNGFHLPAGQRLRRISAVQTAPDEKDTTTASVPYATALIDHGTAPTGAGYEYALLVGAGEQRTADFTKRMGSDDAPYAVVRKDATAHVVHHRDTGITGAVVFANATGIDETITAVDAACLLMWRSEHQTLTLSVTDPDLHLYEGDDPDQFAPDGTYVGANTSYSRPWRRSASAPSRVSITVQGRWSCDADDVMVMLAGDTTRVTVTCRDGASRDLTMTAIG from the coding sequence ATGGAGATCTCACGACGCGGATTCCTGGTGGCGGGCGCAGCCTTCGGCAGCGCCGCACTGATCGCAGGCGGTGCGCAGCCGGCCGTGGCATCCGCTCCGCGCCCGGCGGGTGCTCTCGATCCGGCGGATGTCGAGGCGCGCGCTCTCGCGCTGTCGCCGCCTGTCTTCCTGCTCGAGACCCACGTGCCGCGCCAGTTCTCGACCGGCAAGGGAAGCGCGATCTCGATCAGCGCCGAGCGCGGCAAGGTGGGCGCCCACAGCCTGAAGTGGCAGCACGCGCCCGGCGGCGTGCTCACCATCAAAGAGCCGCTGCGGTATCAGGCCAGCCGCTACACCGCGGGCATGGACCAAGCGCTGATGGGCACCGTCGACACCTTCTCGATGTGGGTTTACAACGCAGAGCCCACCACCGATCGCCTGCGCGTCGAGTTCGGCCGCGGCGCGACCACCGACACGGCCTTCGAGTTCGGGCTCGACTTCACCGGCTGGCGCACCTGCTGGGTGCGCCTGGGCTATGACACCGAGGGCACCCCGCATCAGGCGATGAACCGGGTGCGCTTCATCGCGCCGCGGCGTTCGGGCACCCTGTTCATCGACCAAGTGGTGCTCAACACCGAGATGCGTCCCGACCACCCGACACCCGACCGGCAGGCCCCGTTCGTGCAGCCCGAGATCGCCGAGGCCGACAACCGGCACTGGCTCGACCTGATGCGCTTCGATGACGACCTCGCCGCGGCATCCTTCCCGCCTGCCGAAGGGAGCGGCGATCTCGCCGGCATCTGTGCCGCGCTGCTGAAGTCCGCGACGGTAGCAGCCGACGTGACCACCGCCGGGCTCGCGAAGGCGAAGGAGCAGGTCGCCGAGCTGGGCGTACCCGAACGGGCATCCGGAATCCCCGCCGCACCGGGCTCGTACATCAACGGCTACCAGTCGGCGATCCTCCCGGCTGAGATCCGCGCCGACGTGATGACTCTCGCATCGGCGGTGGCACTGCGCGCGTACGGCACCCGGATGCGCGCGATCGCCGCGGCGTCGGCGAAGGCGCGCAGCGCCGGGGCCGCGACGTCGGCAGAGTTCGACGAGCTCTACCTGCGCATGTACGCCCACCTCGAGGACCAGGGATTCGCGAAGGGCAGCGCGCAGGGCACGATCCACCACATCGGGTACCAGTACCGCGAGGCAGCCGACTCGTTCCTCGTCGCGCAGCCGCTGCTCGCCGAAGCCGGGCTGTGGCGGCGCGCCATGGACAACCTCGCCTGGTTCGTCGGGCTGGGCCGGCTCACGCACGACTTCAGCGACCCGGCCAAATACGGCGGCATCATCGACGTGCAGAACACCCTGCTGAAGCCGATGGCGATCTGCGCCGTCGGCGCCGAGACCGACGACGAGAAGTGCCGGCTGCTGGCCGCCCTCACCCGCTTCACCGAGCGCTCGCTGAGCACCTCGCCCGGGATCGAGGGCGGGCTCAAGCCCGACGGCACGATCTTCCACCACATGGGCCCCTACCCGGACTACGGCCGTGACGCACTGGTCGGGATGGCTCCGGTCGTGGCGCTGCTGCACGGCACCGCCTTCGGCCTCAGCGCGCCCGCCCGCGCGTCGCTGCGTCGGGCGCTGCTCACCCAGCGCCTGCACGCCAACACCACGCAGTGGCCGATCGCGCTCACCGGTCGCCACCCCGACGGTGAGCAGGGGCTCTCGCTGAATCCGTTCGCCGCGCTCGCGGCGACGCCGATGCCGGGGGAGGGTGGCGCATTCGACCCGATGGTCGGAGCGGCGTTCCTGCGGCTGCTGCCGCCCAACCCCTCCGCCGCGCAGCGCAGCCTCGCCGCCGATCTGCGTGAGGCGGGAATCGAGGCCGAGCCCGCGCCGAACGGACACTGGGCCCTGGGCTATGCCGCCTGCGGACTCCATCGCCGTGATGAATGGCTGGTCGCGTTGCGCGGGCACAACCGCTACCTGTGGTCGAGCGAGATCTACGCCACGGACAATCTCTACGGCCGCTACCTCGCTTACGCGTCGGTCGAGGTGCTCGCGCGCGCCGACGGCACCGGGCAGATCACGCATCCTGCGAACGGGTATGTGCACCCCGGCTGGGACTGGAACCGCATCCCCGGCGCGACGACCAAGCACCTGCCCTGGGAGCTGCTCAAGGGCGACCTGAGCGACACGATCGAGATCATGCCCTTGACCCGCTCGGCGTTCGGCGGGGCCGGTTCGTTCCAGGGCGAGCACGGCATCTTCGGGATGCACCTGATCGAGCATCCGAAGTTCGACCCCACCCACACGGCAAAGGTGTCGCGATTCAGCTTCGACGACGTCATCGTGTGTCTGGGCAGCGACATCGCGAACGACGACCCACAGCACAGCACCGAGACCACGCTGTTCCAGGTCGCCGTGCCGACCGCCGACGGCACCGACGACGCGACGCAGCTGACCCGGCCCACCGGTGTCGTCGACCCGCTCGGGAACGGCTTCCACCTGCCCGCCGGGCAGCGACTGCGGCGCATCAGTGCGGTGCAGACCGCACCCGACGAGAAGGACACCACGACGGCATCCGTTCCCTACGCCACCGCGCTGATCGACCACGGCACGGCGCCCACGGGCGCCGGATACGAGTACGCCCTGCTCGTGGGCGCGGGGGAGCAGCGCACGGCAGACTTCACGAAGCGGATGGGCTCGGACGATGCACCCTACGCGGTCGTGCGCAAAGACGCCACGGCGCACGTGGTGCACCATCGAGACACCGGCATCACCGGGGCCGTCGTCTTCGCGAATGCAACGGGCATCGACGAGACCATCACCGCCGTGGACGCGGCGTGCCTGCTGATGTGGCGGAGCGAGCATCAGACGCTCACCTTGTCGGTGACCGACCCCGACCTGCACCTGTACGAGGGGGACGACCCCGACCAGTTCGCCCCCGACGGCACTTACGTCGGCGCCAACACGAGCTACTCCCGGCCATGGCGGCGCAGCGCCAGTGCGCCGTCTCGGGTGAGCATCACCGTGCAGGGGCGGTGGTCGTGCGACGCGGACGACGTGATGGTGATGCTCGCGGGCGACACGACGAGGGTCACCGTGACCTGCCGCGACGGCGCCTCGCGGGATCTCACCATGACCGCCATCGGGTGA
- a CDS encoding pyrimidine dimer DNA glycosylase/endonuclease V, with the protein MRIWSLHPAHLDRAALVACWRETLLAQAVLAGRTKGYTRHPQLERFRAQAEPLASVGAYLSSVADEADARGYRFDRGRIITPRSPVEVIPVTDGQLMLEWQHLGAKLTQRSPADAVRWRATTPTAHPLFTVVPGPVELWERAV; encoded by the coding sequence GTGAGGATCTGGTCGTTGCACCCCGCTCACCTCGATCGAGCGGCTCTCGTCGCCTGCTGGCGCGAGACGCTGCTCGCTCAGGCGGTTCTCGCGGGGCGCACGAAGGGATACACCAGGCATCCCCAGCTCGAGCGGTTCCGCGCGCAGGCCGAGCCGCTCGCGTCGGTCGGAGCGTACCTGTCTTCGGTCGCGGATGAAGCGGATGCCCGTGGCTACCGCTTCGACCGTGGGCGGATCATCACGCCCCGATCGCCGGTGGAGGTCATCCCGGTCACCGACGGCCAGCTGATGCTGGAGTGGCAGCACCTGGGCGCGAAGCTCACCCAGCGCAGTCCGGCGGATGCGGTGCGATGGCGAGCGACGACGCCCACGGCACACCCGCTGTTCACCGTCGTGCCCGGGCCGGTGGAGCTGTGGGAGCGGGCCGTCTGA